From one Melospiza melodia melodia isolate bMelMel2 chromosome 4, bMelMel2.pri, whole genome shotgun sequence genomic stretch:
- the CCDC77 gene encoding coiled-coil domain-containing protein 77 isoform X3, with amino-acid sequence MDSPALRRAAMSAAERAAGSSRCPRVPTPRASSRSAESRCPSLEDFPPLPPIGERLAHLNPSHELLDYYRRKIADFDEEHEELVKRLEKYKQTYDEQEKEQVLRLYAENDRLKLRELEDRKKIQQLLAILGADEGEITYFHKEPPHKVTVLQRPPETHEQDDVSSTGTEKSTSKAAAKVEKLRSSERDQKDDDTLLLQVKALQAQIEEQTRLTKEQVESLLEDRRIQMEEAEVRHQKDQDKIKAITEKLHKTQNLLYESTRDFLQLKFDARANEKAWMAEKDSLLRKLGKDLDQLAFSTESGQKKQAELKKMLQGSDGASKCHSKEIKLLQDKLVQEKHLSHMYREQCVSLEGEVARMREERDAGKELFQERSEKMGKRLKLMTQRCEALEKRRNLEVEGFKNDIRQLQQKLKDVEKKIYKVAMNLAPDDQDLAILREIRQGNKLTRKIQGELKDLKTKIYILEDELRHC; translated from the exons ATGGACAGCCCGGCTCTCCGCAGGGCCGCGATGAGCGCAGCGGAGCGCGCTGCGGGGAGCTCGCGCTGCCCAAG GGTGCCCACCCCCCGTGCCTCCTCCAGATCTGCTGAGTCCCGGTGTCCCAGTCTGGAGGATTTCCCTCCCCTGCCACCCATCGGGGAGCGCCTGGCCCATCTGAACCCCTCCCACGAGCTGCTGGATTATTACCGCAGGAAGATTGCTGACTTCGACGAGGAGCACGAGGAGTTGGTGAAAAGGCTGGAGAAATACAAGCAAACCTATGATGAACAG GAGAAGGAGCAGGTCCTTCGCCTCTACGCGGAGAACGACCGCCTCAAACTCAG ggaattggaggacaggaaaaaaatccaacaactcCTCGCTATACTGGGAGCAGATGAAGGAGAAATTACATATTTTCATAAGGAGCCTCCACATAAG GTTACTGTGCTGCAAAGGCCACCAGAGACCCATGAACAAGATGATGTTTCTAGCACAG GTACAGAGAAGAGCACTTCAAAAGCAGCGGCAAAAGTAGAGAAATTAAGAAGCTCTGAGAGAGATCAAAAAGATGATGACACACTTCTACTACAG GTGAAGGCCCTGCAGGCTCAGATAGAAGAACAGACACGACTGACCAAGGAACAGGTTGAGTCCCTGCTCGAGGACAGGCGGATTCAGATGGAGGAAGCTGAGGTCCGGCACCAGAAGGACCAGGACAAGATCAAAGCTATAACAGAAAA GCTCCATAAGACCCAAAATCTCTTGTATGAGAGTACCCGGGACTTTCTCCAGCTCAAGTTTGATGCCAGAGCCAATGAGAAAGCATGGATGGCAGAGAAGGACAGTCTGTTGAGGAAACTTGGCAAAGATCTGGATCAACTTGCTTTCAGCACAGAGTCAGGACAAAAGAAGCAGGCAGAGCTGAAGAAGATGCTTCAAGGAAGTGATGGAGCTTCAAAATGCCACAGCAAAGaaataaag TTACTGCAAGACAAGCTGGTGCAGGAGAAACACCTGTCACACATGTACAGGGAGCAGTGTGTCTCCCTGGAAGGGGAGGTGGCTAGGATGCGTGAGGAGAGAGATGCTGGCAAAGAACTCTTTCAG GAACGCTCAGAGAAGATGGGCAAGCGCCTGAAACTGATGACTCAGCGGTGCGAAGCCTTGGAAAAACGTCGGAATCTGGAAGTAGAGGGCTTCAAGAATGACATCAGACAGCTTCAGCAGAAACTGAAAGATGTAGAGAAGAAGATTTATAAG gTGGCTATGAATTTGGCACCAGACGACCAGGATCTTGCAATTCTGCGTGAGATCCGCCAAGGAAACAAACTGACACGTAAAATTCAAGGAGAACTTAAAGACTTAAAAACAAAAATCTACATCTTAGAGGATGAACTACGGCACTGCTGA
- the CCDC77 gene encoding coiled-coil domain-containing protein 77 isoform X1: MDSPALRRAAMSAAERAAGSSRCPRVPTPRASSRSAESRCPSLEDFPPLPPIGERLAHLNPSHELLDYYRRKIADFDEEHEELVKRLEKYKQTYDEQHQLQWEVRHLEEEIAELQKALSDMQVYLFQEKEQVLRLYAENDRLKLRELEDRKKIQQLLAILGADEGEITYFHKEPPHKVTVLQRPPETHEQDDVSSTGTEKSTSKAAAKVEKLRSSERDQKDDDTLLLQVKALQAQIEEQTRLTKEQVESLLEDRRIQMEEAEVRHQKDQDKIKAITEKLHKTQNLLYESTRDFLQLKFDARANEKAWMAEKDSLLRKLGKDLDQLAFSTESGQKKQAELKKMLQGSDGASKCHSKEIKLLQDKLVQEKHLSHMYREQCVSLEGEVARMREERDAGKELFQERSEKMGKRLKLMTQRCEALEKRRNLEVEGFKNDIRQLQQKLKDVEKKIYKVAMNLAPDDQDLAILREIRQGNKLTRKIQGELKDLKTKIYILEDELRHC, encoded by the exons ATGGACAGCCCGGCTCTCCGCAGGGCCGCGATGAGCGCAGCGGAGCGCGCTGCGGGGAGCTCGCGCTGCCCAAG GGTGCCCACCCCCCGTGCCTCCTCCAGATCTGCTGAGTCCCGGTGTCCCAGTCTGGAGGATTTCCCTCCCCTGCCACCCATCGGGGAGCGCCTGGCCCATCTGAACCCCTCCCACGAGCTGCTGGATTATTACCGCAGGAAGATTGCTGACTTCGACGAGGAGCACGAGGAGTTGGTGAAAAGGCTGGAGAAATACAAGCAAACCTATGATGAACAG CACCAGCTGCAGTGGGAAGTGCGGCACTTGGAGGAGGAGATTGCAGAGCTGCAGAAGGCTTTGAGTGACATGCAGGTGTATCTGTTCCAGGAGAAGGAGCAGGTCCTTCGCCTCTACGCGGAGAACGACCGCCTCAAACTCAG ggaattggaggacaggaaaaaaatccaacaactcCTCGCTATACTGGGAGCAGATGAAGGAGAAATTACATATTTTCATAAGGAGCCTCCACATAAG GTTACTGTGCTGCAAAGGCCACCAGAGACCCATGAACAAGATGATGTTTCTAGCACAG GTACAGAGAAGAGCACTTCAAAAGCAGCGGCAAAAGTAGAGAAATTAAGAAGCTCTGAGAGAGATCAAAAAGATGATGACACACTTCTACTACAG GTGAAGGCCCTGCAGGCTCAGATAGAAGAACAGACACGACTGACCAAGGAACAGGTTGAGTCCCTGCTCGAGGACAGGCGGATTCAGATGGAGGAAGCTGAGGTCCGGCACCAGAAGGACCAGGACAAGATCAAAGCTATAACAGAAAA GCTCCATAAGACCCAAAATCTCTTGTATGAGAGTACCCGGGACTTTCTCCAGCTCAAGTTTGATGCCAGAGCCAATGAGAAAGCATGGATGGCAGAGAAGGACAGTCTGTTGAGGAAACTTGGCAAAGATCTGGATCAACTTGCTTTCAGCACAGAGTCAGGACAAAAGAAGCAGGCAGAGCTGAAGAAGATGCTTCAAGGAAGTGATGGAGCTTCAAAATGCCACAGCAAAGaaataaag TTACTGCAAGACAAGCTGGTGCAGGAGAAACACCTGTCACACATGTACAGGGAGCAGTGTGTCTCCCTGGAAGGGGAGGTGGCTAGGATGCGTGAGGAGAGAGATGCTGGCAAAGAACTCTTTCAG GAACGCTCAGAGAAGATGGGCAAGCGCCTGAAACTGATGACTCAGCGGTGCGAAGCCTTGGAAAAACGTCGGAATCTGGAAGTAGAGGGCTTCAAGAATGACATCAGACAGCTTCAGCAGAAACTGAAAGATGTAGAGAAGAAGATTTATAAG gTGGCTATGAATTTGGCACCAGACGACCAGGATCTTGCAATTCTGCGTGAGATCCGCCAAGGAAACAAACTGACACGTAAAATTCAAGGAGAACTTAAAGACTTAAAAACAAAAATCTACATCTTAGAGGATGAACTACGGCACTGCTGA
- the CCDC77 gene encoding coiled-coil domain-containing protein 77 isoform X2 — translation MVPTPRASSRSAESRCPSLEDFPPLPPIGERLAHLNPSHELLDYYRRKIADFDEEHEELVKRLEKYKQTYDEQHQLQWEVRHLEEEIAELQKALSDMQVYLFQEKEQVLRLYAENDRLKLRELEDRKKIQQLLAILGADEGEITYFHKEPPHKVTVLQRPPETHEQDDVSSTGTEKSTSKAAAKVEKLRSSERDQKDDDTLLLQVKALQAQIEEQTRLTKEQVESLLEDRRIQMEEAEVRHQKDQDKIKAITEKLHKTQNLLYESTRDFLQLKFDARANEKAWMAEKDSLLRKLGKDLDQLAFSTESGQKKQAELKKMLQGSDGASKCHSKEIKLLQDKLVQEKHLSHMYREQCVSLEGEVARMREERDAGKELFQERSEKMGKRLKLMTQRCEALEKRRNLEVEGFKNDIRQLQQKLKDVEKKIYKVAMNLAPDDQDLAILREIRQGNKLTRKIQGELKDLKTKIYILEDELRHC, via the exons AT GGTGCCCACCCCCCGTGCCTCCTCCAGATCTGCTGAGTCCCGGTGTCCCAGTCTGGAGGATTTCCCTCCCCTGCCACCCATCGGGGAGCGCCTGGCCCATCTGAACCCCTCCCACGAGCTGCTGGATTATTACCGCAGGAAGATTGCTGACTTCGACGAGGAGCACGAGGAGTTGGTGAAAAGGCTGGAGAAATACAAGCAAACCTATGATGAACAG CACCAGCTGCAGTGGGAAGTGCGGCACTTGGAGGAGGAGATTGCAGAGCTGCAGAAGGCTTTGAGTGACATGCAGGTGTATCTGTTCCAGGAGAAGGAGCAGGTCCTTCGCCTCTACGCGGAGAACGACCGCCTCAAACTCAG ggaattggaggacaggaaaaaaatccaacaactcCTCGCTATACTGGGAGCAGATGAAGGAGAAATTACATATTTTCATAAGGAGCCTCCACATAAG GTTACTGTGCTGCAAAGGCCACCAGAGACCCATGAACAAGATGATGTTTCTAGCACAG GTACAGAGAAGAGCACTTCAAAAGCAGCGGCAAAAGTAGAGAAATTAAGAAGCTCTGAGAGAGATCAAAAAGATGATGACACACTTCTACTACAG GTGAAGGCCCTGCAGGCTCAGATAGAAGAACAGACACGACTGACCAAGGAACAGGTTGAGTCCCTGCTCGAGGACAGGCGGATTCAGATGGAGGAAGCTGAGGTCCGGCACCAGAAGGACCAGGACAAGATCAAAGCTATAACAGAAAA GCTCCATAAGACCCAAAATCTCTTGTATGAGAGTACCCGGGACTTTCTCCAGCTCAAGTTTGATGCCAGAGCCAATGAGAAAGCATGGATGGCAGAGAAGGACAGTCTGTTGAGGAAACTTGGCAAAGATCTGGATCAACTTGCTTTCAGCACAGAGTCAGGACAAAAGAAGCAGGCAGAGCTGAAGAAGATGCTTCAAGGAAGTGATGGAGCTTCAAAATGCCACAGCAAAGaaataaag TTACTGCAAGACAAGCTGGTGCAGGAGAAACACCTGTCACACATGTACAGGGAGCAGTGTGTCTCCCTGGAAGGGGAGGTGGCTAGGATGCGTGAGGAGAGAGATGCTGGCAAAGAACTCTTTCAG GAACGCTCAGAGAAGATGGGCAAGCGCCTGAAACTGATGACTCAGCGGTGCGAAGCCTTGGAAAAACGTCGGAATCTGGAAGTAGAGGGCTTCAAGAATGACATCAGACAGCTTCAGCAGAAACTGAAAGATGTAGAGAAGAAGATTTATAAG gTGGCTATGAATTTGGCACCAGACGACCAGGATCTTGCAATTCTGCGTGAGATCCGCCAAGGAAACAAACTGACACGTAAAATTCAAGGAGAACTTAAAGACTTAAAAACAAAAATCTACATCTTAGAGGATGAACTACGGCACTGCTGA